Genomic DNA from Klebsiella variicola:
GGTTCATCACATCGCGATGGGCCTTTTCCACCTCATCGAGCAGCACCACGCTGTAGGGGCGTTTGCGCACCGCCTCGGTCAGGATCCCGCCCTGGCCGTAGCCGACGTAGCCGGGCGGAGAACCCTTCAGCTGGCTGACGGTGTGCGGCTCCTGGTACTCGGAGAGATTGATGGTCATCAGCGCTTTCTCGCCGCCGAACAGCGCATCGGCGAGGGCGAGCGCCGTTTCCGTTTTGCCGGTGCCGCTCGGCCCGACCAGCAGGAACACCCCTTGCGGACCGTTCTCCGGCGTCAGGCCGGTTTTCGCGGCGCGCAGGCGCCGGGCAATAGCGCTCAGGGCCGCCTCCTGGCCAACCACCCGTTTGCCGAGACTCTCTTCCAGACTCAGCAGCTCCGTCTGCTCATCTTTCATTAGCGAGGAGAGCGGCACGCCGGTCCAGTCGGCAATCACCGTCGCCACGGTGCGGACGTCGACGTCCAGCCCGAGCAGCGGATTGCCCTGCTGGACGGCAATAAGCGCGTTTTGCAGGTCGCTAATTTCCGCCTGGCGGGAGATATCGCGGCGACAGGCCAGCAGCGCCTCCGTCAGCTGCAGCTCCTGACCATACTGAGTTTCAAGGGTATCCAGCGCCAGAATAAGGCGGATCTCCTCCTGCTCAATGGCCGCCAGCCGTTCGCCGCGGGCGCTGTTGCCCAGCGCAATATCTTCCAGCAGCGCCTGTTTCTCCATCGCCAGCGCGGTGAGCTGTGCCTTCATGCGGGTCAGCGGCTCAGGCACGGTATCGAGACTCATACGCAGGCGGGCGGAAGCGGTGTCGAGTAAATCCACTGCCTTGTCCGGCAGCTGGCGGCCGGTGAGATAGCGTCGTGACAGCGTCACGGCGGCGCGCACCGCATCATCCGTGATATGCACGCCGTGGTGGTCGGCATAGCGGGACTTCAGGCCGCGCAGCATCAGGCAGGCGGTGTCGTCGTCCGGCTCATCCACCTTGACCATCTGAAAGCGGCGCTCCAGCGCGGCGTCGCGCTCGAAGTACTGCTTGTATTCACTCCAGGTGGTGGCGGCGATGGTCCGCAGCTCGCCCCGGGCCAGCGCCGGCTTCAGCAGGTTGGCGGCATCCGCGCCGCCCGCCTGATTACCCGCGCCGATGATCGTGTGCGCCTCGTCGATAAACAGCAGCACCGGCGAAGGCGACTGCTGTACCGCCTCAATGATATTTTTCAGCCGCTGCTCGAACTCGCCTTTGACCCCGGCGCCGGCCTGCAGCAGACCGAGGTCGAGGGTGCGCACCGACACCGGCTTCAGCGCGTCGGGGACGTTGCCTTCGGCAATGCGCAGCGCCAGGCCTTCCACCAGCGCGGTCTTGCCCACGCCCGGCTCACCGACGAGGATCGGGTTGTTTTTACGCCGACGGGAGAGAATATCCACCATCTGGCGGATTTCCGTGTCGCGTCCGAACACCGGGTCAATCTGGCCATCTCTGGCTTTGGCGGTGACGTCGAGAGTGAATTTGTCCAGCGCGTTCTGCAGCGCCGGGTTGAGCCCATCCGCATTCAGTTCGCTGCCCGCAGGACGCCCCACAAATTCCACGTCCCCGCCATGGCGCTGCGCCAGCGCCGCTTCCTGCTGCGCTGGCGGACGTTCGTCAGACAGGGCATCCAGCAAGGGGCGCAGGCGTTCCAGCTGACGCTGGCCCAGCGTTAACAGCGGCCACAGGCCATCGCACTGGATCAGATTCTGTTTTTCAACCAGCGCCATCAGCAGGTGAACACTGCGGATCTGCGCTTCGCCGCTGAGCGAGGCAATCAGCCAGGCCTCCTGCATCAGCCTCAGGGTATGGTCAGAGAGCTGGGGACGATGACGTACCGAGCGCGGCTGTTTATCCAGCCAGCTCAGCAGATCCTGCCACAGCGCATCCATATCCCATTCATAACGCCGCGCCAGCACCGTCAGATCGCCTTCCCCCTGTTCCAGCAGTTTAAGCAGCCAGTGCTCGGGCAGGATCTCGGCATGCGCCCGGGTCTGGCACAGGGAGGCCGCCCCCTCCATTGCGCGGGCACAGCAGGGATTAAGACGGCGTAACAGGCTGGCTGGATTTTCCATGAGATCCTCTCTTATTGGTTCCGGACACGCTACCGCCCGTCGCTGTTCCCGAACAGGAACCCACAGCGCACAGGGTCAGGCAGGCAGATTGTGTTTTTCTTTGCTGAGAACCCGTATCTCAGGCGCTCAGCAAAAAACGGCGGGCAGAGAAACGCTGCCCGCATCAGGCGATCGCCCGCAATAAACCCCGGTCGCAGCGATAACGATGCGGCCGGGATGAGCGAACGTCGCCTGCGCGCCAGCGGCGCGAAATATGACGGGCAATTACGCTGTGGCGCGTTCGTTCCAGCTATCGGAGTGAATGATGTTGCCGTCTTTATAGGTCCAGGTGATCTTCTCGTAGCGCAGCTCAATCTGTTCCAGATGGTTGTG
This window encodes:
- the tssH gene encoding type VI secretion system ATPase TssH, which translates into the protein MENPASLLRRLNPCCARAMEGAASLCQTRAHAEILPEHWLLKLLEQGEGDLTVLARRYEWDMDALWQDLLSWLDKQPRSVRHRPQLSDHTLRLMQEAWLIASLSGEAQIRSVHLLMALVEKQNLIQCDGLWPLLTLGQRQLERLRPLLDALSDERPPAQQEAALAQRHGGDVEFVGRPAGSELNADGLNPALQNALDKFTLDVTAKARDGQIDPVFGRDTEIRQMVDILSRRRKNNPILVGEPGVGKTALVEGLALRIAEGNVPDALKPVSVRTLDLGLLQAGAGVKGEFEQRLKNIIEAVQQSPSPVLLFIDEAHTIIGAGNQAGGADAANLLKPALARGELRTIAATTWSEYKQYFERDAALERRFQMVKVDEPDDDTACLMLRGLKSRYADHHGVHITDDAVRAAVTLSRRYLTGRQLPDKAVDLLDTASARLRMSLDTVPEPLTRMKAQLTALAMEKQALLEDIALGNSARGERLAAIEQEEIRLILALDTLETQYGQELQLTEALLACRRDISRQAEISDLQNALIAVQQGNPLLGLDVDVRTVATVIADWTGVPLSSLMKDEQTELLSLEESLGKRVVGQEAALSAIARRLRAAKTGLTPENGPQGVFLLVGPSGTGKTETALALADALFGGEKALMTINLSEYQEPHTVSQLKGSPPGYVGYGQGGILTEAVRKRPYSVVLLDEVEKAHRDVMNLFYQVFDRGVMRDGEGREIDFRNTVILMTANLGSDLLMQLLDEQPQASESDLHELLRPVLRGHFQPALLARFQTVIYRPLPAGALRAIVGMKLGQVSQRLACHYGITTTLSESLFDALTEASLLPDTGARNVDSLLNQQILPALSQQLLSHMAAGQKPRQVTLGYHEEEGVMMAFDEGTISDE